A single region of the Microtus ochrogaster isolate Prairie Vole_2 chromosome 2, MicOch1.0, whole genome shotgun sequence genome encodes:
- the LOC101995306 gene encoding olfactory receptor 5AC2-like produces MKGNRTLLTEFVLRGITDRPELQVPLFLVFFFTYLTTMVGNLGLIFLIWKDPHLHTPMYIFLGHLAFADGCISTTVTPKMLMTFLYKNVMISLGECFAQYYFFCISATTEIFLLVAMAYDRYVAICNPLHYAVVMSKRLY; encoded by the exons ATGAAAGGAAACAGGACCCTGCTGACTGAGTTTGTCCTCAGAGGAATAACAGATCGTCCAGAGCTGCAAGTCCCCCTGTTCCTGGTGTTTTTCTTTACCTATCTTACCACCATGGTGGGCAACCTTGGCTTAATTTTTCTCATCTGGAAGGACCCCCATCTTCACACTCCTATGTACATTTTCCTTGGACATTTAGCCTTTGCTGATGGTTGTATTTCAACCACAGTGACTCCAAAAATGCTTATGACAtttttgtataaaaatgtcatgaTATCTCTGGGTGAGTGTTTTGCCCAGTATTACTTTTTTTGTATCAGTGCAACTACCGAAATTTTTCTCCTTGTAgcaatggcctatgaccgctatgtagcCATATGCAACCCTCTGCACTATGCAGTTGTGATGTCCAAAAGACTCT ATTGA